The segment CACCACCGGTTGGGCACGGGCACACCTCGATGGCACCGCCTGGAACGAGGCGCTGGAGGTGCGCCCGGGGCTGCAGGTATTGCCTTACGGCCGCCTCGCGGAGGCTGAAATCCGGCAGATTGATCGGCTCATGGCACAGCAGCCCGAGTTCTGGCCGACACGCTGCACACAGTTGCGGCCGTATCACGACTGGGTGCTGTTCGACCTGCCATCGATCAGCGGCGATTCGCATGCCGCGCGAACGGAACATGACGGGGTCGACCTCCTGATCGACGTGGCCACGCCGACACCGGCCTGCCATGCCGTGCTGCACCGAGCAGCTGACAGGCAGCCAGACCTGATGCTGATCAATCGCTTCAACCCCGCCAGCCAGCTGCAGCGAGACCTGGTACTACTCTGGCGCGTTGCCTACAGCCCGGCGCAGGCGCCGCAGATCATCCATGAGGATGAGGCTGTCGCCGAGGCGCTGGCGCACAAGCTTCCCGTTGGTCTCTATGCTCCTCATAGTCAAGCCGCCGGCGACTTGCGCAACCTGGCACTTTGGTGTCTGGCGCGCAAAAAGGCGGGGACGCGGCATGCCTAGCGTTCGGGCCTATTATCGGCACCTGCGAAGCGTCCGTGGCGCCGGGCGCCTGGCAGCGACTCAGTGGGCTTTTGGCTATCTGCTCGCTGTCGTGCTGTTACGCCTTGAAGGGCCGGCGTGGCAGTCCGTGCTGGCTGACCGGCAGCGCTTGTACCCCCACCTGGCAGGCAAGGCGCCTTCGCTCGGCGACCCGCTGCGCGTACTGCTACAGACGCTATGGCTGCTGTTGGCGCGCCCGCCCCGCCCCTGCGACGTGGCGGTCGATGCACCAGCCCAGCGCTGGCTACGCTGGCCCGCCGTCTTACGTACAGGTTGGCGCCGTGGCGGAGCGCTGGCGCGTGGCCTTGCGCCAGCGCCCCTGCCACTGCTGGAGCGCTCCGGTGCATGGACCGATCGCCTGCTCGATTCGCTTTCGCCATCGGCCAGGCTGGCGCTGCAGGGACTGCTCGCGACCGTCGCAACGCTACTCGCCCTGTTGTGCGTGACAGAGCCGTTCAGTTATGGCGCGCAGGTTATCTTCGTGCTCCTGCTGTGGGGGCTGGCGCTAGCCGTCCGACGCCTGCCGGGGCGCTTTGCGGTGCTGATGCTGATCGTACTGTCGGCGATCGTCTCCTGCCGCTACATCTGGTGGCGCTACAGCGCCACGCTGAAATGGGATTCGTCCTTCGACCTCATCTGCGGATTGGTCCTGCTGGCAGCCGAAACCTACTCCTGGGTGGTCCTTATCCTCGGCTATGTGCAAACCTGCTGGCCACTCAATCGCCAGCCAGCTCAGTTGCCCACCTCGCCCACGCAGTGGCCGAGCGTCGACCTGCTGATCCCAACCTACAATGAGGACCTTTCAGTTGTACGCACCACGGTGCTCGCTGCCCTGGGCCTGGACTGGCCGGCCGACCGGTTGCGTATCTACCTGTGCGATGACGGTCGCCGCGAACAGTTCCGGCAGTTCGCCGACGAGGTGGGCATCGGTTACATCACCCGCCCCGACAACCGCCATGCCAAGGCCGGCAATCTCAACCATGCGCTGACCGTGACCAGCGGCGAGCTGATCGCCATCTTCGATTGCGATCACGTACCGGTCCGCTCGTTTCTTCAAGTCACCGCCGGCTGGTTCGTGCGCGACCCGAAAATGGCGCTGGTCCAGACTCCGCACCATTTTTTCTCGCCGGATCCGTTCGAGCGCAATCTGGGCTCGTTCCGCCACAAACCCAATGAGGGCGAGCTGTTCTACGGCCTGGTGCAGAACGGCAACGACATGTGGAATGCGGCGTTCTTCTGCGGCTCGTGCGCAGTACTGCGCCGTACGGCAGTCGAGAGCATCGGCGGCTTCGCGGTAGAAACGGTCACCGAGGATGCGCATACCGCCCTGCGTCTGCATCGTGCCGGCTGGAATTCCGCCTACCTGCGCACGCCCCAGGCCGCAGGCCTGGCGACCGAAAGCCTGTCGGCGCACATCGGTCAGCGCATCCGCTGGGCACGCGGGATGGCCCAGATCTTTCGTACCGACAACCCCCTGCTGGGTAAGGGCCTGACGATATTCCAGCGTCTGTGCTACGCCAACGCGATGCTGCACTTCCTCGTCGGGCTGCCGCGACTGATTTACCTGACCGCACCGCTCGCCTTCCTTCTATTGCATGCCTACATCATCTATGCCCCGGCACTGCTGATTGTGCTCTACGTACTACCGCACATGATTCACGCCAGCCTGACCAATGCCCGACTGCAGGGGAAGCACCGACACTCGTTCTGGGGCGAGGTCTACGAGACGGTCCTGGCGTGGTACATCGCTCGCCCGACAACCGTGGCGCTGTTCAATCCCGGCAAAGGCAAGTTCAACGTCACGGCCAAAGGCGGCCTGATGGACGAGAACCAGTTCGACTGGCATATCGCCCGGCCCTATCTGCTGCTGGCACTGCTCAACGTGCTCGGCCTGGGCTTCGCGGCGTGGCGCATCGTCTTCGGTCCCGCCGCAGAAATTGCCACGGTACTGGTCAGCACTCTGTGGGTCCTCTACAACCTGCTGATCATTGGCACCGCAGTCGCCGTCGCCGCCGAGGTGCGTCAGGTGCGCCGTTCGCACCGCGTGCTGACACAGCTGCCGGCCTCGCTGCGGATTCCCAGCGGCCACGTGCACCCTTGCACGCTGAGCGACTTCTCCGACAGTGGCGCCGGCCTCGAGCTGCCCCTGCCGCTGCCCCTGGCCCCGGAAGACCGGGTACAGCTGTTGCTACGACGCGGCGAGCGTGAATTCTCCTTTCCGGCACGGGTGACGCGCCTGTCCGGCAAGCACCTGGGTCTGCGCCTCGAAGACCTCGACCTGGCTCAGCAGATCGACTTCGTGCAATGCACCTTTGCCCGGGCCGACGTCTGGCTCAACCGGCACGACCAGTTCGAAGCCGACCGACCACTGCGCAGCTTCATCGAGGTGCTGCGTCTGGGCGGTCGCGGTTACTACCGGCTGCTCGAGTACA is part of the Stutzerimonas balearica DSM 6083 genome and harbors:
- the bcsQ gene encoding cellulose biosynthesis protein BcsQ; the protein is MNRLILQGLCGGVGTTAVLCGLALALHEQGERVLLIDGSPHDLARLHFGDELANTTGWARAHLDGTAWNEALEVRPGLQVLPYGRLAEAEIRQIDRLMAQQPEFWPTRCTQLRPYHDWVLFDLPSISGDSHAARTEHDGVDLLIDVATPTPACHAVLHRAADRQPDLMLINRFNPASQLQRDLVLLWRVAYSPAQAPQIIHEDEAVAEALAHKLPVGLYAPHSQAAGDLRNLALWCLARKKAGTRHA
- the bcsA gene encoding UDP-forming cellulose synthase catalytic subunit; its protein translation is MPSVRAYYRHLRSVRGAGRLAATQWAFGYLLAVVLLRLEGPAWQSVLADRQRLYPHLAGKAPSLGDPLRVLLQTLWLLLARPPRPCDVAVDAPAQRWLRWPAVLRTGWRRGGALARGLAPAPLPLLERSGAWTDRLLDSLSPSARLALQGLLATVATLLALLCVTEPFSYGAQVIFVLLLWGLALAVRRLPGRFAVLMLIVLSAIVSCRYIWWRYSATLKWDSSFDLICGLVLLAAETYSWVVLILGYVQTCWPLNRQPAQLPTSPTQWPSVDLLIPTYNEDLSVVRTTVLAALGLDWPADRLRIYLCDDGRREQFRQFADEVGIGYITRPDNRHAKAGNLNHALTVTSGELIAIFDCDHVPVRSFLQVTAGWFVRDPKMALVQTPHHFFSPDPFERNLGSFRHKPNEGELFYGLVQNGNDMWNAAFFCGSCAVLRRTAVESIGGFAVETVTEDAHTALRLHRAGWNSAYLRTPQAAGLATESLSAHIGQRIRWARGMAQIFRTDNPLLGKGLTIFQRLCYANAMLHFLVGLPRLIYLTAPLAFLLLHAYIIYAPALLIVLYVLPHMIHASLTNARLQGKHRHSFWGEVYETVLAWYIARPTTVALFNPGKGKFNVTAKGGLMDENQFDWHIARPYLLLALLNVLGLGFAAWRIVFGPAAEIATVLVSTLWVLYNLLIIGTAVAVAAEVRQVRRSHRVLTQLPASLRIPSGHVHPCTLSDFSDSGAGLELPLPLPLAPEDRVQLLLRRGEREFSFPARVTRLSGKHLGLRLEDLDLAQQIDFVQCTFARADVWLNRHDQFEADRPLRSFIEVLRLGGRGYYRLLEYIPAGFGKPLRPLFRLAAWLLSYLPRTPAARPLEYRT